The Ovis aries strain OAR_USU_Benz2616 breed Rambouillet chromosome 11, ARS-UI_Ramb_v3.0, whole genome shotgun sequence genome window below encodes:
- the GNGT2 gene encoding guanine nucleotide-binding protein G(I)/G(S)/G(O) subunit gamma-T2, producing the protein MAQELSEKELLKMEVEQLKKEVKNPRAPISKTGKEIKDYVEAEAGNDPLLKGIPEDKNPFKEKGGCMIS; encoded by the exons ATGGCCCAGGAGCTCAGCGAGAAGGAGCTCTTAAAGATGGAGGTAGAGCAGCTGAAGAAGGAAGTGAAGAACCCAAGAGCTCCG ATTtccaaaacaggaaaggaaatcaaGGATTATGTGGAGGCTGAAGCAGGAAATGACCCTCTTCTTAAAGGCATTCCTGAGGACAAGAATCCCTTCAAGGAAAAAGGCGGTTGTATGATAAGCTGA